In Archocentrus centrarchus isolate MPI-CPG fArcCen1 chromosome 21, fArcCen1, whole genome shotgun sequence, the following are encoded in one genomic region:
- the LOC115801025 gene encoding olfactory receptor 6N2-like, producing MNEMNLTYIALGGHVEVEKYRYLYFVIMFTVYILIICSNSTIVWIIMIHKSLHEPMYIFIAALLLNSVLLSTVIYPKLLIDFLSEKQIILYQACLFQVFLFYVLSASELLLLTAMAYDRYVSICKPLQYPTIMRRTTVNIFLVLAWFLPAVQVAVPIAGNANTPLCNFTLKGIFCNNSVNHLYCVTSRALSVYGMVVLFNVALFPMLFILFTYTKIIIVAYQSCGNVKKKALQTCLPHVLVLINYSCLLTYDMIIVRLESEFPKTARFLMTLQVVTYNPLCNPIIYGLKMKEISKQLRTLFC from the coding sequence atgaatgaaatgaatcTAACATATATAGCACTTGGTGGTCATGTGGAAGTAGAGAAATACAGATATCTTTATTTTGTGATCATGTTTACAGTATATATTCTAATAATCTGCAGCAATTCCACTATTGTGTGGATTATCATGATTCACAAAAGCCTTCATGAGCctatgtacattttcattgctgctTTGTTACTGAACTCTGTTCTTTTGAGCACTGTGATCTACCCAAAGCTTTTGATtgactttttatctgaaaaacagATCATTTTGTATCAAGCCTGTCTCTTTcaagtatttctgttttatgttttaagtGCTTCAGAATTATTACTGCTGACAGCGATGGCTTATGACAGATATGTGTCTATATGTAAACCTCTGCAATATCCAACTATCATGAGAAGAACAACAGTCAATATCTTCCTGGTTTTGGCCTGGTTTCTACCTGCTGTTCAGGTTGCAGTGCCAATAGCAGGAAATGCAAACACACCGCTGTGTAACTTTACTTTGAAAGGTATTTTTTGTAACAATTCTGTCAACCATCTTTATTGTGTGACATCAAGAGCACTTTCTGTATATGGTATGGTTGTTCTATTTAATGTTGCACTTTTTCCTATGCTTTTCATACTTTTTACATACACAAAGATAATTATAGTTGCTTATCAGAGTTGtggaaatgtaaagaaaaaggcTCTACAAACCTGTTTGCCACATGTGCTAGTTCTAATTAACTATTCTTGTTTGCTTACTTATGATATGATTATAGTTAGACTGGAATCAGAGTTTCCAAAAACTGCACGTTTTTTAATGACACTGCAGGTTGTGACATATAATCCTCTCTGCAATCCAATCATatatggactgaaaatgaaagaaatctcAAAACAGCTCAGAACATTGTTCTGTTGA
- the LOC115800157 gene encoding olfactory receptor 11A1-like has product MLMDEELNVTYIILDGHVEINKYRFVYFFMMFTLYILIICSNCIIIYLIWVHRNLHEPMYIFIAALLVNSVLYSTNIYPKLLTDFLSETQIISYSACLFQFFIMYSLGCSEFFILIGMAYDRYVAICKPLQYPTIMTKTTVSIFLLIAWLVPASNIAVLAIGIAKSKLCSFHLKSIICNNTIYTLQCVRSRLVTVFGIVSYVDLVILPIVFIVFTYTKIFIITYRSCKETKKKAAETCLPHMLVLITFSCLGVYDVITARLEIDFPKTTHFIMTLQIVLYHPLFNPFIYGLKMKEIYKHLQRFFSSKNDLTHQI; this is encoded by the coding sequence ATGTTAATGGATGAGGAGTTAAATGTTACCTATATAATTCTGGATGGGCATGTGGAAATTAACAAATacagatttgtttatttttttatgatgttCACATTGTATATACTAATTATTTGCAGTAACTGTATTATTATATACCTTATTTGGGTTCATAGAAATCTCCATGAGCctatgtacattttcattgcagcttTGCTAGTGAACAGTGTTCTTTACAGTACAAATATTTACCCAAAACTTCTGACTGACTTTTTATCTGAAACGCAAATCATATCATATTCAGCCTgtctctttcagtttttcataaTGTATTCTCTAGGTTGTTCAGAGTTCTTCATCTTGATAGGAATGGCCTATGACAGATATGTGGCTATATGTAAACCTCTGCAATATCCAACCATCATGACAAAAACCACTGTGAGTATTTTCCTGCTCATAGCTTGGCTTGTACCTGCTTCTAATATTGCAGTCCTAGCAATTGGAATTGCTAAAAGTAAACtgtgttcctttcatttaaaatcaatAATTTGTAACAATACAATTTACACCCTTCAGTGTGTAAGATCAAGATTAGTTACTGTATTTGGTATAGTTAGTTATGTAGATCTTGTAATACTTCCCATAGTCTTCATAGTtttcacatacacaaaaatatttattattacttatcGAAGttgtaaagaaacaaagaagaaagctgcagaaaccTGCTTGCCCCACATGCTAGTTTTAATTACCTTTTCCTGTTTGGGGGTCTATGATGTAATCACAGCTCGACTGGAAATAGATTTTCCAAAAACTACACACTTCATAATGACATTACAGATAGTTCTGTATCATCCTTTATTTAATCCATTCATATACGGGCTCAAGATGAAGGAAATTTATAAACATCTACAAAGATTTTTCTCCAGTAAAAATGATTTGACGCATCAAATCTGA